One stretch of Streptomyces hygroscopicus DNA includes these proteins:
- a CDS encoding molecular chaperone GroES: MKAFRYVAKGAPLQGAELADPVAGPGWVVVDVEAAGLCHSDVHVIDGMIEPIVRPPFTLGHEVAGTVSALGEGVEGYATGDRVAVAIIAHPEVKASYAPGIGIDGGYAERLVAHASTLVPLPDNVSTVHAAVATDSVVTAYHAVRTEAQAKPGDVIAVVGLGGLGLNGVRTGVIAGATVYGVDINPDTFEAARAAGARECFTDVTALADLRPDAIIDFAGVGSTTSDAIDAVRRLGRVVVVGLGTRTTTFSNGSLIRKSVELRGSYGAGKDEFRQVLGFIAEGRITPIVEEIPFADLNEGLDRLRHGKVRGRLVTRPGG; encoded by the coding sequence ATGAAGGCCTTCCGGTACGTGGCGAAGGGCGCCCCGCTGCAGGGTGCCGAACTGGCGGACCCGGTAGCCGGCCCGGGCTGGGTCGTGGTGGACGTCGAGGCCGCCGGACTGTGCCACTCCGACGTCCATGTGATCGACGGCATGATCGAGCCCATCGTCCGACCGCCCTTCACGCTCGGCCACGAGGTCGCGGGCACCGTCTCCGCCCTCGGCGAGGGGGTGGAGGGCTATGCGACAGGCGACCGCGTGGCCGTCGCGATCATCGCGCACCCGGAGGTCAAGGCGTCCTACGCGCCGGGCATCGGCATCGACGGCGGCTATGCCGAACGCCTGGTGGCCCATGCCTCCACCCTCGTCCCCCTGCCCGACAACGTCTCCACGGTCCATGCGGCCGTCGCCACGGACTCGGTCGTCACCGCCTACCATGCGGTCCGCACCGAGGCTCAGGCCAAACCGGGGGATGTGATCGCTGTCGTCGGCCTGGGCGGCCTCGGTCTCAATGGCGTCCGTACGGGAGTGATCGCGGGGGCCACGGTCTACGGCGTGGACATCAACCCCGACACCTTCGAGGCCGCCCGCGCGGCGGGCGCCCGCGAGTGCTTCACCGACGTCACCGCGCTGGCGGACCTGCGACCCGACGCCATCATCGACTTCGCGGGCGTGGGCTCCACCACGTCGGACGCGATCGATGCCGTACGCCGCCTCGGCCGCGTGGTCGTCGTCGGGCTCGGCACGAGGACCACGACCTTCTCCAACGGCAGCCTCATCCGCAAAAGCGTGGAACTCCGCGGCTCCTACGGCGCCGGCAAGGACGAATTCCGCCAGGTCCTCGGCTTCATCGCGGAGGGCCGGATCACCCCGATCGTGGAAGAGATCCCCTTCGCCGACCTCAACGAGGGCCTGGACCGACTCCGCCACGGCAAGGTCCGGGGCCGCCTGGTCACCCGCCCGGGGGGCTGA
- a CDS encoding abortive phage infection protein, whose amino-acid sequence MGATQVSRARFLRLAGVVAVGAALPAGQAAATGWRDRPHATADRGRAGDSGVGGVRYRGVVYEVGQGETPATGWSAARTRADLRSIRRELHADTVKVTGDGVERLTRTAAEAAENGLHVWLEPTLGDMPAHDILDHLAETGRFAERLRRQGVRVHLNVGCEFILFVPGIVPGATAVERIDNLVKGNYDPVKTAQRLRRFTARAAAVGRSVFHGPLSYGAAQDEDVDWDLFDLVCIDYYGWYPNRSGHVRELRTYQRHGKPLAITEFGSCTFEGAPRLGGMAWDVVDYATTPPQVKKGLVRSEHTQAAYLTDVFGVFESMNLYAAMAYTFLTPDAPHRREQRLDLDMASYSLVKVIRDRPADPNSPWHWEPKESFGALADAYARNPWQLRPGQGQPPAHQRQLTQR is encoded by the coding sequence ATGGGTGCAACCCAGGTCAGCAGGGCGAGGTTTCTGCGGTTGGCGGGGGTCGTCGCAGTCGGCGCGGCGCTGCCCGCCGGGCAGGCGGCCGCGACGGGGTGGCGGGACAGGCCGCATGCCACGGCCGATCGGGGGCGGGCTGGGGACTCAGGGGTGGGCGGCGTGCGCTATCGCGGGGTCGTCTACGAAGTGGGGCAGGGCGAGACACCGGCGACGGGATGGAGCGCGGCTCGTACCCGGGCCGATCTGCGGTCCATCCGCCGCGAGCTGCATGCCGACACGGTGAAGGTCACCGGCGATGGCGTCGAACGCCTTACGCGCACGGCGGCCGAGGCGGCCGAGAACGGTCTGCACGTCTGGCTGGAGCCGACCCTGGGGGACATGCCTGCCCACGACATCCTCGACCACCTCGCGGAGACCGGACGGTTCGCGGAACGACTGCGCAGGCAGGGCGTGCGGGTGCACCTGAACGTCGGCTGTGAATTCATTCTGTTCGTTCCCGGAATCGTGCCCGGCGCCACCGCGGTCGAACGGATCGACAACTTGGTCAAGGGCAACTACGACCCGGTGAAAACGGCCCAGCGACTGCGCCGCTTCACCGCACGGGCCGCCGCCGTCGGCCGCTCGGTCTTCCACGGCCCCCTGTCCTATGGCGCCGCGCAGGACGAAGACGTGGACTGGGACTTGTTCGACCTGGTGTGCATCGACTACTACGGCTGGTATCCGAACCGCTCCGGGCACGTCCGCGAGCTGCGCACGTACCAGCGTCACGGCAAGCCGCTCGCGATCACCGAGTTCGGCTCCTGCACCTTCGAGGGTGCGCCGCGCCTGGGCGGCATGGCCTGGGACGTCGTCGATTACGCCACGACGCCACCACAGGTGAAGAAGGGACTGGTGCGCAGCGAGCACACCCAGGCCGCATACCTCACCGACGTGTTCGGCGTGTTCGAGTCGATGAACCTCTACGCGGCCATGGCCTATACCTTCCTCACACCCGACGCCCCACACCGCCGCGAACAGCGACTCGACCTGGACATGGCCAGCTACAGCCTGGTGAAAGTGATCCGGGACCGCCCGGCGGATCCGAATTCTCCCTGGCACTGGGAACCCAAGGAATCATTCGGGGCCCTGGCCGACGCGTATGCCCGCAACCCATGGCAGCTCCGCCCAGGCCAAGGCCAACCGCCCGCCCATCAGCGGCAACTGACACAGCGGTAG
- a CDS encoding histidine kinase translates to MTNGLDPVLPAGRTWRDWAVDAVLFCAAVFLGMVVLGVVKEQGELSGRAAELDPLLGLVACLALWWRRRFPLAVALIGLPAVALSTSALPAGAVIVTNFALRLRWRQALLTLGAYVVCMVPSGLLLYGRGADLFVDAVFCLAYLLATFAWGHALRSRRLLLQRLRVDAERARAEHERRLADVRRGERQAIAREMHDVLAHRISLLSVHAGALAYRTRQAQVGAGPALDSVEVAESVEVIRGNAHEAVEELQEVLHLLRAEGGGEPVSLLPRIEDIGSLVADARATGQPVDFRPELTADAVHELRWQLHRTVYRVAQEALTNARKHAPGAPVSVCLAGGPGRGLTVEVRNELPASPGADEVIPGTGAGLTGLAERVRLDGGTLDHTAADGTFTLCARLPWSAR, encoded by the coding sequence ATGACCAACGGCCTCGACCCCGTCCTCCCGGCCGGGCGCACCTGGCGCGACTGGGCGGTGGACGCGGTGCTCTTCTGCGCGGCCGTCTTCCTCGGCATGGTCGTCCTCGGCGTGGTGAAGGAACAGGGCGAGCTGTCGGGCCGGGCGGCGGAACTGGACCCGCTGCTGGGGCTCGTGGCCTGCCTCGCGCTGTGGTGGCGGCGCCGTTTCCCGCTCGCCGTGGCCCTGATCGGGCTGCCCGCGGTGGCTCTGTCGACCAGCGCGCTGCCCGCGGGCGCGGTGATCGTCACCAACTTCGCGCTTCGCCTCCGCTGGCGGCAGGCACTGCTGACGCTCGGTGCGTACGTGGTGTGCATGGTGCCCTCCGGCCTGCTGCTGTACGGGCGGGGGGCGGACCTGTTCGTCGATGCCGTGTTCTGCCTGGCCTACCTCCTGGCCACCTTCGCCTGGGGCCATGCCCTGCGTTCCCGGCGGCTGCTCCTTCAGCGGCTGCGGGTGGACGCCGAGCGGGCCCGGGCCGAACACGAGCGCCGGCTCGCCGACGTCCGCCGCGGCGAACGCCAGGCCATCGCACGTGAGATGCACGATGTGCTGGCGCACCGCATCTCCCTGCTCTCCGTGCACGCGGGCGCGCTGGCCTACCGCACCCGGCAGGCGCAAGTCGGTGCCGGACCCGCGCTCGACAGCGTCGAGGTCGCCGAGAGCGTCGAGGTGATCCGGGGGAACGCGCACGAGGCCGTGGAGGAACTGCAGGAGGTGCTGCACCTGCTGCGGGCGGAGGGCGGTGGCGAGCCGGTGTCGCTGCTGCCACGGATCGAGGACATCGGCTCTCTCGTCGCGGATGCCCGCGCCACGGGGCAGCCGGTGGACTTCCGCCCCGAGCTGACCGCCGACGCCGTCCACGAGCTGCGGTGGCAACTGCACCGCACCGTCTACCGCGTGGCCCAGGAGGCCCTGACCAACGCCCGCAAGCACGCGCCCGGCGCACCGGTCAGCGTGTGCCTGGCCGGTGGTCCGGGCCGCGGCCTCACCGTGGAGGTCCGCAATGAGCTGCCCGCCTCTCCCGGCGCCGACGAGGTGATCCCGGGCACCGGCGCCGGTCTGACCGGGCTCGCCGAACGCGTCCGCCTCGACGGCGGCACCCTCGACCACACGGCTGCCGACGGCACCTTCACACTGTGCGCCCGGCTACCGTGGTCCGCGAGGTGA
- a CDS encoding LuxR family transcriptional regulator — translation MIRVLLADDDPLVRTGLKLMLRGADGIEVVAEAADGVQAAAAVGEHEPDVILMDIRMPVMDGLEATRALTRRGTKAPQVIVLTTFDEHRLVLEAMRAGAAGFLAKHTAPEDIVAAVRRAARGEPALSPSAARALIEHAAAGPDDRAEHARQRLALLTAREREVAQAVAEGLSNTDIGTRLHLSLGTVKAHLSSALAKLELDNRVQLALLTHDAHPRS, via the coding sequence ATGATCCGAGTGCTGCTGGCCGACGACGACCCCCTGGTACGGACCGGACTGAAGTTGATGCTGCGCGGGGCGGACGGCATCGAGGTCGTGGCGGAGGCGGCCGACGGTGTCCAGGCAGCCGCCGCCGTCGGTGAACACGAGCCCGATGTGATCCTCATGGACATCCGGATGCCCGTCATGGACGGCCTCGAGGCCACCCGCGCACTCACCCGCCGCGGCACGAAGGCCCCGCAGGTGATCGTGCTGACCACCTTCGACGAACACCGCCTGGTCCTGGAGGCGATGCGCGCGGGCGCCGCCGGGTTCCTCGCCAAACACACCGCGCCCGAGGACATCGTCGCCGCGGTACGCCGGGCCGCTCGCGGTGAGCCCGCACTGTCGCCGTCCGCCGCGCGCGCTCTGATCGAGCACGCGGCGGCCGGACCGGACGACCGGGCCGAACACGCCCGGCAGCGGCTGGCGTTGCTCACCGCACGGGAGCGCGAGGTGGCCCAGGCGGTTGCCGAGGGATTGTCCAACACCGACATCGGCACCCGCCTGCACCTGTCCCTCGGCACGGTCAAGGCCCACCTCTCGAGCGCCCTGGCCAAACTGGAGCTGGACAACCGCGTCCAGCTCGCGCTCCTCACCCACGACGCTCATCCGCGGTCCTGA
- a CDS encoding MaoC family dehydratase, with translation MSITVNGLDELRKLAGSGLGTSEWIEVTQDRIDTFAEATGDHQWIHTDPERAAQGPFGAPIAHGYLTLSLFIPLFTQLLDVRGVTTKVNYGLNKVRFPAPVRTGSRLRLAARLTSVEDVPGGVQITVDGTIEVDGGAKPAAVVQSLSRFYV, from the coding sequence ATGAGCATCACCGTCAACGGCCTGGACGAACTGAGGAAGCTCGCCGGCAGCGGCCTCGGCACCAGCGAGTGGATCGAGGTCACGCAGGACCGCATCGACACCTTCGCCGAGGCCACCGGCGATCACCAGTGGATCCACACCGACCCGGAGCGAGCGGCTCAGGGCCCCTTCGGCGCGCCGATCGCGCACGGCTACCTCACCTTGTCCCTGTTCATCCCCCTCTTCACCCAACTGCTGGACGTGCGGGGCGTGACCACCAAGGTCAACTACGGCCTGAACAAGGTACGTTTCCCCGCGCCGGTGCGGACCGGATCCCGCCTGCGGCTCGCCGCCCGGCTCACCTCGGTCGAGGACGTACCCGGCGGCGTCCAGATCACCGTCGACGGCACGATCGAGGTGGACGGCGGCGCGAAGCCCGCGGCCGTGGTGCAGAGTCTGTCCCGTTTCTACGTCTGA
- a CDS encoding AMP-dependent synthetase, which yields MRNEGLGSWPARRARKTPHRTALIHGERSTDYRTLHIRTTRLAHALRARGIGRGDRVAHLGPNHPAYLETLFAAGLLGAVFVPLNTRLAAPEIAYQLADSGAKALIHGPAHAGLVAALPTGTEVRTHLEIGDAYEQALAAASAEPIDEPVTADDTCVIMYTSGTTGRPKGAMLTHANVIWNAVNVLVDHDLFADERALVSAPLFHTAGLNMITLPVLLKGGTCVLVAAFDPETTLDLIERHRITFMFGVPTMFGQMARHPRWADADLSSLRILTCGGSPVPTPLIAAYQKRGLTFLQGYGMTEAAPGALFLDAEHAAGKAGSAGVPHFFSDVRVVRPGLTPVDTGETGEVVVRGPHVMSGYWGLPEETEAAFADGWFRSGDAARVDEDGYVYIVDRIKDMIISGGENIYPAEIEDLLLTHPGIAECAVIGVPDDTWGEVPRAVVVPAAGTELDPGEVLASLSGRLAKYKIPKSVVIADELPRTASGKLLKSRVRHHYGTPSPQQKADS from the coding sequence ATGCGCAACGAGGGACTGGGGTCGTGGCCCGCACGCCGGGCCCGCAAAACCCCGCACCGCACGGCCCTGATCCACGGCGAGCGGTCGACCGACTACCGCACCCTGCACATACGCACCACCCGCCTCGCCCACGCCCTGCGCGCCCGAGGCATCGGACGCGGCGACCGCGTCGCCCACCTCGGCCCCAACCACCCCGCCTATCTGGAGACCTTGTTCGCCGCCGGCCTCCTCGGCGCCGTCTTCGTCCCCCTCAACACCCGCCTCGCCGCCCCCGAGATCGCCTACCAGCTCGCCGACTCCGGCGCCAAGGCCCTCATCCACGGCCCCGCACACGCCGGGCTCGTCGCCGCACTGCCCACCGGCACCGAGGTACGGACCCACCTCGAGATCGGCGACGCATACGAGCAGGCCCTGGCAGCCGCGTCGGCCGAGCCGATCGACGAACCGGTCACCGCCGACGACACCTGCGTCATCATGTACACCTCGGGGACGACCGGCCGCCCCAAAGGCGCGATGCTCACCCACGCCAACGTCATCTGGAACGCCGTCAATGTCCTGGTCGACCACGACCTGTTCGCCGACGAACGCGCCCTGGTATCCGCCCCGTTGTTCCACACCGCCGGTCTGAACATGATCACCTTGCCGGTACTGCTCAAGGGCGGCACCTGCGTCCTGGTGGCGGCCTTCGACCCGGAGACGACCCTCGACCTGATCGAACGGCACCGCATCACCTTCATGTTCGGAGTGCCGACGATGTTCGGCCAGATGGCCCGGCATCCCCGCTGGGCCGACGCCGACCTGTCCTCACTCCGCATCCTCACCTGCGGCGGATCACCGGTGCCGACCCCGCTCATCGCCGCCTACCAGAAGCGCGGGCTCACCTTCCTCCAGGGCTACGGCATGACCGAGGCCGCGCCCGGCGCACTCTTCCTGGACGCCGAGCACGCCGCCGGCAAGGCGGGCTCGGCGGGCGTACCGCACTTCTTCAGCGACGTACGGGTCGTACGGCCCGGCCTCACCCCGGTCGACACCGGCGAGACCGGCGAAGTGGTGGTGCGCGGACCACATGTGATGTCCGGCTACTGGGGACTGCCCGAGGAGACGGAGGCCGCCTTCGCGGACGGCTGGTTCCGCAGCGGGGACGCGGCCCGGGTCGACGAAGACGGATACGTGTACATCGTCGACCGGATCAAGGACATGATCATCTCTGGTGGCGAGAACATCTATCCCGCCGAGATCGAGGACCTTCTCCTCACCCACCCGGGCATCGCCGAGTGTGCGGTGATCGGTGTACCGGACGACACGTGGGGCGAGGTGCCCCGCGCGGTCGTCGTCCCGGCAGCGGGTACCGAACTCGATCCGGGCGAGGTGCTGGCATCACTGTCCGGGCGGCTCGCCAAGTACAAGATCCCCAAGTCCGTGGTCATCGCGGACGAACTACCGCGCACCGCCTCCGGGAAGCTCCTCAAGTCCCGGGTCCGCCACCACTACGGCACCCCAAGCCCTCAACAGAAAGCCGACTCATGA
- a CDS encoding amidohydrolase, whose translation MHLQDLVAIDVHTHAEVSAKGHSSLDDDLHDASSAYFKVEGDRKPTLEETAAYYRERRMAAVIFTVDAESATGTQPVPNEEVAEAAAANADFLIPFASIDPFRGKAGVRRARRLVEEYGVKGFKFHPSVQGFFPNDRSVAYGLYEVIEETGTIALFHTGQTGIGAGVPGGGGIRLKYSNPLHVDDVAADFPQLKIILAHPSFPWQDEALAVATHKPGVHIDLSGWSPKYFPPQLVQYANTLLQDKVLFGSDFPVLTPDRWLADFERLAIKDAVKPKILKENAARLLGLTQP comes from the coding sequence ATGCACCTTCAGGATCTGGTCGCCATCGACGTCCATACCCACGCGGAGGTGTCCGCCAAGGGCCACTCCTCCCTGGACGACGACCTGCACGACGCCTCCTCCGCCTACTTCAAGGTCGAGGGCGACCGGAAGCCCACACTCGAGGAGACGGCCGCCTACTACCGCGAGCGGCGGATGGCCGCCGTCATCTTCACGGTGGACGCCGAGTCCGCGACCGGCACCCAGCCCGTCCCGAACGAGGAGGTCGCCGAGGCCGCCGCCGCCAACGCGGACTTCCTCATTCCGTTCGCCTCCATCGACCCCTTCCGGGGCAAGGCGGGCGTGCGGCGGGCCCGGCGGCTGGTCGAGGAGTACGGCGTGAAGGGCTTCAAGTTCCATCCCAGCGTCCAGGGCTTCTTTCCCAACGACCGCTCGGTGGCGTACGGCCTGTACGAGGTGATCGAGGAGACCGGCACCATCGCGCTCTTCCACACCGGCCAGACCGGCATCGGCGCCGGTGTTCCCGGCGGGGGCGGCATCCGCCTGAAATACTCCAACCCGCTCCATGTGGACGATGTGGCCGCCGACTTCCCGCAACTGAAGATCATCCTGGCGCACCCGTCGTTCCCCTGGCAGGACGAGGCCCTGGCGGTGGCGACCCACAAGCCCGGCGTGCACATCGACCTGTCCGGCTGGTCCCCGAAGTACTTCCCGCCGCAGCTCGTGCAGTACGCCAACACCCTGCTGCAGGACAAGGTCCTCTTCGGTTCGGACTTCCCGGTGCTCACCCCGGACCGATGGCTGGCCGACTTCGAGAGGCTCGCCATCAAGGACGCGGTCAAGCCGAAGATCCTCAAGGAGAACGCGGCCCGCCTGCTCGGGCTGACGCAACCATGA
- a CDS encoding 3-oxoacyl-ACP reductase, translated as MRRDSLVPTIDLTGKAAVVTGSGRGLGLAYAHALAAHGASVVVNDVDEDAAEQAVKSITEAGGTAVAEVVPVGTAEAADRLVGRAVEEFGRLDVLVTNAGILRDKVLWKMTDEDFDAVITTHLRATFTCARAAAVRLREQGEGGTLVLVGSPAGQRGNFGQTNYSAAKAGIAAMARTWSMELSRASITVNAIVPVAATAMTETIPALAPYAEALRNGRPLPDFLRKGEGFGTPEDCAALVPFLASDAARGITGQCIGIGGDKVALWSHPQEVRAAYADGGWTSDALADAWPTSVGAEPQTVGIPAPKIPEA; from the coding sequence ATGCGAAGGGACTCGCTCGTGCCCACCATCGATCTGACCGGCAAGGCCGCCGTCGTCACCGGTAGCGGCCGGGGCCTCGGCCTCGCCTACGCACACGCCCTCGCCGCCCACGGCGCGTCCGTGGTCGTGAACGACGTAGACGAGGACGCGGCCGAACAGGCCGTCAAGTCCATCACCGAGGCCGGCGGCACCGCCGTGGCCGAGGTGGTCCCCGTCGGTACCGCCGAGGCCGCCGACCGGCTGGTGGGCCGTGCCGTCGAGGAGTTCGGCCGACTCGACGTCCTGGTCACCAACGCGGGCATCCTGCGCGACAAGGTGCTGTGGAAGATGACCGACGAGGACTTCGACGCGGTCATCACCACCCACCTGAGGGCCACCTTCACCTGCGCCCGCGCCGCCGCCGTGCGCCTGCGCGAACAGGGCGAAGGCGGCACGCTCGTCCTCGTCGGCTCCCCGGCCGGGCAGCGCGGCAACTTCGGCCAGACCAACTACTCCGCCGCCAAGGCCGGAATCGCCGCCATGGCGCGCACCTGGTCCATGGAACTGTCCCGCGCGAGCATCACCGTGAACGCGATCGTGCCGGTCGCCGCCACCGCGATGACCGAGACCATTCCCGCCCTCGCCCCGTATGCGGAGGCCCTCAGGAACGGCCGACCGCTGCCGGACTTCCTGCGCAAGGGAGAGGGATTCGGCACACCGGAGGACTGCGCCGCCCTCGTCCCCTTCCTGGCCTCCGACGCCGCCCGCGGCATCACCGGCCAGTGCATCGGGATCGGCGGCGACAAGGTGGCGCTCTGGTCGCATCCGCAGGAGGTCCGGGCCGCCTACGCCGACGGTGGCTGGACCTCCGACGCCCTGGCCGATGCCTGGCCCACGTCGGTCGGCGCCGAACCACAGACGGTGGGTATCCCCGCGCCGAAGATTCCGGAGGCGTGA
- a CDS encoding MarR family transcriptional regulator yields the protein MRALHADTGYLLYRLGLRSGQLFNTFLQESGLRLRHYAVLRFLATCEGALQRELSARLGYDPSAIVGLVDDLEKLGFAERRPAPDDRRSRIVVLTEDGRAFLQDTDQAGQDVTDELLAPLAPAERETLHTLLLRVAGNRLA from the coding sequence ATGCGGGCACTCCACGCGGACACGGGCTATCTGCTCTACCGCCTGGGTCTGCGCTCCGGTCAGCTCTTCAACACCTTCCTCCAGGAGTCGGGGCTGCGGCTGCGGCACTACGCCGTGCTGCGCTTCCTCGCCACCTGCGAGGGCGCCTTGCAGCGAGAGCTCAGCGCCCGGCTCGGCTATGACCCGAGCGCGATCGTCGGCCTGGTGGACGACCTGGAGAAGCTCGGCTTCGCCGAGCGCCGCCCCGCCCCCGACGACCGCCGCAGCCGCATCGTCGTCCTCACCGAGGACGGCCGCGCGTTCCTCCAGGACACGGATCAGGCGGGTCAGGATGTGACCGACGAGCTGCTCGCCCCGCTCGCCCCCGCCGAGCGGGAGACGCTGCACACGCTCCTGCTGCGCGTCGCCGGGAACAGGCTCGCCTGA
- a CDS encoding transcriptional regulator, TetR family protein, which produces MPQGQSSAPRYSVGQEVIFQAALTRFYRHGYDGTSVRDIAKASGTTPAAMYHYYASKQELLMDIIGRFMEQSIEVTRAAIEAAGDDPAAQLFAAARSHVLWNASDVMSSFLVNSEIRSLEPDNRRLNIAQRDKLQRMFDSVVVQGVAAGAFLTPWPREASRAVVTMCTAVATWYKSAGELSPEEIADRYGFLALSLVGGQADSVSS; this is translated from the coding sequence GTGCCCCAAGGTCAGAGTTCCGCACCGCGTTACAGCGTTGGTCAGGAAGTTATATTTCAAGCAGCTCTGACCCGTTTTTATCGTCACGGATACGATGGCACCTCTGTGCGTGACATCGCCAAGGCGTCCGGCACTACGCCTGCGGCCATGTATCACTACTACGCTTCCAAGCAAGAGCTGCTGATGGACATCATCGGCCGCTTCATGGAGCAGTCGATCGAGGTTACCCGGGCGGCCATCGAGGCGGCCGGGGACGATCCTGCCGCTCAGCTGTTCGCGGCTGCGCGCTCCCATGTGCTGTGGAATGCGTCAGACGTGATGTCGAGCTTCCTCGTGAACAGCGAGATTCGCAGCCTCGAACCGGACAACCGACGCCTCAACATCGCTCAGCGTGACAAGCTGCAGCGCATGTTCGACTCCGTGGTGGTGCAAGGCGTCGCAGCCGGTGCCTTTCTGACCCCGTGGCCCAGGGAAGCCAGTCGAGCCGTGGTCACGATGTGCACTGCTGTTGCCACCTGGTACAAGAGCGCCGGCGAACTTTCGCCGGAAGAGATCGCAGACCGTTATGGATTCCTGGCCTTGTCGCTGGTGGGCGGCCAGGCTGATTCGGTCTCCTCCTGA
- a CDS encoding aldehyde dehydrogenase, with the protein MDHQWTAHFIAGEWEHEGGERPPIPVENPATEQVIASVPAGDAGHVHRAVVAARGAFSSWSTRTAEERAQMLDGLADLLEDRRELIARTVAEELGAPIKLARQLHATLPVHDVRETARALRSMEFETELGNSRVYAVPVGVVGAITPWNYPVHQVVSKIVPAIAAGCTVVLKPSEVAPLSALLLARIMQEAGLPDGVLNVVNGAGPEVGQAIVEHPGIDAVSFTGSEATGRAVAQQAALTLKRVTLELGGKSANVILDDADLATAVKVGVANCFLNSGQSCNALTRMLVPRELLSSAEEIATAAATRYAPGDPADERTRIGPLASARQRDSVIRAIETGLADGAKLIVGGPERPAGDALTSGYYVRPTIFTDVDPDSFLAQEEIFGPVLAIIAYGDEEEAVAIANNSRFGLGGAVWSADAERARTVARRIHTGQVDINGGAFNPAAPFGGVKNSGYGRELGPAGIEEFLHRQSLQF; encoded by the coding sequence ATGGATCATCAGTGGACCGCACACTTCATCGCCGGGGAGTGGGAGCACGAGGGGGGTGAACGACCGCCGATCCCCGTGGAGAACCCGGCCACCGAGCAGGTGATCGCCTCGGTTCCCGCGGGAGACGCGGGGCACGTCCACCGGGCCGTCGTCGCTGCCCGCGGCGCGTTCTCCTCGTGGTCGACCCGGACCGCCGAGGAACGCGCCCAGATGCTGGACGGCCTGGCCGATCTCCTGGAGGACCGGCGGGAGCTGATCGCGCGGACGGTGGCCGAGGAACTGGGTGCCCCCATCAAGCTGGCCCGCCAACTGCACGCGACACTGCCGGTGCACGACGTCCGGGAGACCGCTCGTGCGCTGCGGTCGATGGAATTCGAGACCGAGCTCGGCAACTCTCGCGTCTACGCGGTGCCGGTTGGTGTCGTGGGGGCCATCACGCCCTGGAACTATCCCGTCCACCAGGTGGTCAGCAAAATCGTTCCGGCGATCGCCGCCGGATGCACGGTGGTCCTCAAGCCGAGCGAGGTCGCTCCCCTGAGCGCACTGCTCCTGGCGCGGATCATGCAAGAGGCAGGTCTTCCCGACGGGGTACTCAACGTCGTCAACGGAGCCGGACCCGAGGTGGGCCAGGCCATCGTGGAGCACCCTGGGATCGATGCGGTGTCGTTCACCGGTTCGGAGGCGACCGGGCGCGCTGTCGCCCAGCAGGCCGCGCTGACCCTGAAGCGCGTCACACTGGAGCTCGGTGGCAAATCGGCCAACGTCATCCTCGACGACGCCGACCTCGCTACGGCCGTCAAGGTCGGCGTCGCCAACTGCTTCCTCAACTCGGGGCAGAGCTGCAACGCCCTGACCCGCATGCTGGTGCCCCGCGAGCTGCTCTCCTCGGCAGAGGAGATCGCCACTGCCGCGGCCACGCGTTATGCCCCGGGCGACCCGGCGGACGAGCGGACCAGGATCGGCCCGCTGGCCAGTGCGCGACAGCGCGACAGTGTGATCCGCGCGATCGAGACCGGCCTGGCCGACGGCGCGAAGCTCATCGTCGGGGGACCCGAGCGGCCGGCCGGCGACGCGCTGACATCGGGTTACTACGTGCGGCCCACGATCTTCACCGACGTGGACCCCGACTCCTTCCTCGCCCAGGAGGAGATCTTCGGCCCCGTGCTCGCCATCATCGCCTACGGCGATGAGGAAGAGGCGGTCGCCATCGCCAACAATTCCCGTTTCGGGCTCGGCGGCGCGGTGTGGTCGGCCGACGCCGAACGTGCCCGCACCGTCGCGCGCCGTATCCACACCGGACAAGTCGACATCAACGGTGGCGCCTTCAACCCCGCCGCACCGTTCGGCGGAGTGAAGAACTCCGGGTACGGGCGCGAACTGGGTCCCGCGGGCATTGAGGAGTTCCTCCACCGGCAGTCCCTGCAGTTCTGA